In a single window of the Elaeis guineensis isolate ETL-2024a chromosome 8, EG11, whole genome shotgun sequence genome:
- the LOC109505302 gene encoding uncharacterized protein — MADWGPVFVAVVLFILLTPGLIVQIPGRMRVVEFGNLQTSGASILVHSIIYFGLVAIFLLAIGVHVYIGS, encoded by the coding sequence ATGGCGGACTGGGGCCCAGTGTTCGTGGCGGTCGTCCTCTTCATCCTGCTCACGCCGGGCCTCATCGTCCAGATCCCCGGCAGGATGCGGGTGGTCGAATTCGGCAACCTCCAGACCAGCGGCGCCTCCATCTTGGTCCACTCCATCATCTACTTCGGTCTCGTCGCCATCTTTCTCCTCGCCATTGGCGTCCACGTGTACATTGGCTCCTAG